From Paenibacillus polymyxa, the proteins below share one genomic window:
- a CDS encoding non-ribosomal peptide synthetase has product MTQHNVQLFTLSQPQQRIWYTELVYPNRNTSTIITTVKIKGTVRIDALQEAMNRVVAQNDSFRIKITVRDGIPYQYVEPFAAQSIETLQVTPEEAELWVSHHNAQPFPLLDSQLYRFVILQLGAEDTWFSFKMHHIISDGVTMEQAINEITGNYMNIVHGTGSDTPVPANSYLDFIQTEQSYEQSERYQKDKVYWTEKFADLPEVTGLKSYNPLTISTAAHREVYTLEHELYRGVTAFCEAHNISIFTFFLAALYIFLHKTTGEQDLTVGTLYANRTLKKEKNTMGMFVSTVATRLQVEPESELLTFLHGVGKEQASILRHQRYPYNKIMQDLREQQSGTDIGRLFGVTIQYRTLSFSRFDEAIQQVHTDFCGDTVSDFDIAMIDMLDDDKLVLQLDYRTELFSEQEIARIIRQFVSVVEHMVKGPQKRIQELSLMSDEERTQIMDVFNATAVPFPHDVGIHELFEEQAERSPDQTAVVFGNQSLTYRELNERSNSLARILQVQGVGPDKLVGLMVQRSVEMIVGLLAVLKAGGAYVPIDPEFPSSRIEYMMEDSKAAVLLTSRDLAEEHPCHANAIFLEDAALYQGESSNLQAIARPEHLAYVIYTSGSTGNPKGVMLQHGSVLNFSLNQGCKSTLSNRGDRPILEIT; this is encoded by the coding sequence ATGACTCAGCACAATGTTCAATTGTTTACATTAAGCCAGCCACAGCAACGTATTTGGTACACGGAGCTTGTGTATCCCAATCGCAACACATCTACGATTATTACCACTGTTAAAATCAAGGGAACGGTTCGCATAGATGCATTGCAGGAGGCAATGAACCGGGTGGTTGCACAAAACGATTCTTTTCGTATCAAAATCACGGTTCGGGACGGCATTCCCTATCAATATGTTGAGCCGTTTGCTGCTCAAAGCATAGAAACCCTTCAGGTTACTCCAGAGGAAGCTGAGCTATGGGTGAGTCATCATAATGCCCAGCCGTTCCCCTTACTGGATTCGCAGTTGTATCGATTTGTTATTTTGCAGCTGGGGGCAGAAGACACCTGGTTTAGTTTCAAGATGCATCATATTATTTCTGACGGCGTTACCATGGAGCAGGCCATTAATGAAATTACGGGGAACTATATGAATATTGTACATGGTACAGGTTCAGATACGCCGGTCCCAGCGAACTCATATCTCGATTTTATTCAGACGGAGCAAAGCTATGAGCAATCAGAACGCTACCAAAAGGACAAGGTGTACTGGACGGAGAAATTTGCCGACTTGCCGGAGGTTACAGGTTTAAAGTCTTACAATCCGCTCACGATAAGCACGGCTGCACACCGAGAGGTTTATACACTGGAGCACGAATTATATCGTGGTGTCACGGCTTTTTGCGAGGCGCATAACATCAGTATTTTTACATTTTTCCTGGCCGCATTGTATATTTTTTTACATAAAACGACAGGTGAACAAGATTTAACCGTTGGTACATTGTATGCTAACCGCACGTTAAAGAAGGAAAAAAATACAATGGGCATGTTCGTCAGCACTGTGGCTACACGTCTGCAAGTTGAGCCGGAATCCGAGTTGCTCACTTTTCTACACGGTGTTGGCAAGGAGCAGGCGTCCATTTTGCGGCATCAGCGTTATCCGTATAACAAAATCATGCAGGATTTGCGTGAACAGCAAAGCGGCACGGATATTGGCCGCTTGTTTGGCGTTACCATTCAGTACCGTACGCTGAGCTTCTCTCGTTTTGATGAAGCCATTCAGCAGGTACATACTGATTTCTGCGGAGATACGGTGAGCGACTTCGATATTGCCATGATAGACATGCTGGATGACGATAAACTTGTATTGCAACTGGATTATCGGACTGAGCTGTTCAGCGAGCAGGAGATCGCCCGAATTATTCGCCAATTCGTGAGTGTGGTAGAGCATATGGTGAAAGGGCCACAGAAGCGGATTCAGGAGTTGTCACTGATGAGTGACGAAGAGCGGACACAAATTATGGATGTATTTAATGCGACAGCTGTCCCCTTTCCACACGATGTGGGTATTCATGAGCTATTCGAGGAACAGGCAGAACGTTCGCCGGATCAGACAGCGGTTGTATTTGGAAATCAGAGTCTAACTTATCGGGAACTGAATGAACGATCGAATTCATTGGCACGAATCCTTCAAGTACAGGGAGTAGGACCTGACAAGCTGGTTGGCCTGATGGTACAACGCTCAGTGGAAATGATTGTAGGTCTGCTGGCCGTTCTAAAAGCAGGCGGAGCTTATGTGCCGATTGATCCCGAATTTCCGTCATCTCGTATTGAATACATGATGGAAGACAGCAAAGCGGCAGTGCTTCTGACCAGTCGTGATCTGGCAGAAGAGCACCCTTGCCATGCCAATGCTATATTTCTTGAGGATGCAGCATTGTATCAGGGAGAAAGCAGCAACCTGCAGGCGATTGCTCGCCCAGAGCATTTGGCCTACGTCATCTATACTTCTGGATCAACCGGAAATCCAAAAGGAGTTATGCTCCAGCATGGCTCGGTCCTCAACTTTAGCCTTAATCAAGGTTGTAAATCGACGCTGTCCAACAGAGGAGATCGCCCGATTTTAGAAATAACCTAA